From Anaerolineales bacterium, one genomic window encodes:
- a CDS encoding ATP-binding protein, whose product MFRSIRARLIASYLLVVLLAMGIAAGLAWAALDRAFLGMLRENLQVEACRLAEAIELVKSGGQTTLNNPVQQTIPGAYSPSANVQPGYHECIIDNEGTVISLGQSTVQTDAVQKQIDEGCQSPAILGRSEIQSVLSGEPATAVRTYDWAPDQRVLYAACPVRLENGNIGGVYYIASPVPRLSLSLFPTYFGTQALGSILIAVVLTGIAGALLARTLTRPLQRLTRAATGITRGETVSPIPPASTTELNRLGEAFNTMNSNLSLALDALAVQARQREVILHGIADAVVAADADGDTVLANPAASVLQEFAADSLQQVIRDTLAGDAARTTEITARDQVFEILTAPLHDEDGRISGAVAVGHDITAFRQLVRLRTNFVSDVSHELRTPLTAIKGLVETLQDSAADDRAVHERFLNTIASETERLIGLTNDLLLLSRADTGRLTLDPAPLELSDAVERAVSQLVERAKEKRIEVDIVPAEAPTRVLADADRIHQVLVNLLDNAIKFTPSAGRIRITFGRSGDHVSCTIQDSGPGIPTKEIPMLFERFYRGDRARARGENESGTGLGLAIAKTIVEAHGGRIWVESRPVDGAAFTFTLRWEPNAAT is encoded by the coding sequence ATGTTCCGATCGATTCGCGCTCGTCTGATCGCCTCCTACCTGCTCGTGGTCCTGCTGGCGATGGGAATCGCTGCCGGTTTGGCCTGGGCGGCGCTCGATCGCGCCTTTCTGGGCATGCTGCGCGAGAATCTGCAGGTCGAGGCCTGCCGCCTGGCGGAAGCTATCGAACTGGTGAAAAGCGGCGGCCAGACTACGCTCAACAACCCCGTACAGCAAACCATCCCAGGTGCATACTCCCCCAGCGCCAACGTCCAGCCCGGATATCACGAGTGCATCATCGACAACGAGGGCACGGTGATCTCGCTTGGACAATCCACCGTCCAGACGGACGCAGTGCAAAAACAAATCGACGAAGGATGCCAGAGTCCGGCGATCCTCGGCCGCAGCGAAATCCAAAGCGTGCTGAGCGGCGAACCGGCGACGGCGGTCCGCACTTACGATTGGGCGCCGGACCAGCGCGTGCTCTACGCCGCCTGCCCCGTTCGCCTGGAGAACGGGAACATCGGCGGTGTGTATTACATCGCCAGCCCGGTGCCGCGTTTGAGCCTGTCGCTCTTTCCGACGTATTTCGGAACACAGGCGTTGGGCAGCATCCTCATCGCAGTCGTTCTCACCGGAATCGCGGGCGCTTTGCTGGCGCGCACCCTGACGCGGCCGCTGCAGCGCCTCACCCGGGCAGCCACCGGCATCACCCGGGGTGAAACGGTTTCTCCCATTCCCCCCGCCTCGACCACGGAATTGAACCGCCTGGGCGAGGCGTTCAACACCATGAACAGCAACCTATCCCTGGCACTCGATGCCCTGGCCGTACAAGCCCGCCAGCGGGAAGTCATCCTGCACGGCATCGCTGACGCCGTCGTCGCAGCCGACGCTGACGGCGATACCGTTCTGGCCAATCCGGCGGCGTCCGTGCTGCAAGAATTCGCTGCGGATTCTCTGCAGCAGGTGATACGAGATACGTTGGCTGGCGATGCGGCACGGACCACAGAAATAACCGCTCGGGATCAGGTGTTTGAGATATTGACCGCCCCGCTGCATGACGAAGATGGACGCATCAGCGGTGCCGTTGCCGTCGGCCACGACATCACCGCCTTTCGCCAGTTGGTGCGGCTGCGCACCAACTTCGTCTCCGATGTGTCCCACGAACTGCGAACGCCGTTGACCGCCATCAAGGGCCTCGTCGAGACCCTGCAGGACAGCGCCGCCGACGACAGGGCTGTGCACGAACGCTTCTTGAATACGATTGCATCGGAGACGGAACGTCTGATCGGCCTCACGAACGATTTGCTCTTGCTTAGCCGGGCGGACACCGGACGGCTCACCCTGGATCCGGCGCCGTTGGAATTGAGCGACGCCGTCGAACGCGCGGTGAGTCAGTTGGTGGAACGCGCAAAAGAGAAGCGGATCGAAGTCGACATTGTGCCCGCCGAAGCGCCCACTCGCGTCCTCGCCGACGCCGACCGCATCCATCAAGTCCTCGTCAACCTGCTCGATAACGCCATCAAGTTCACCCCCTCTGCAGGCCGAATCCGCATCACCTTCGGCCGGTCCGGCGACCACGTCTCCTGTACGATTCAAGATTCCGGCCCCGGCATCCCCACCAAAGAGATCCCCATGCTCTTCGAACGCTTCTATCGCGGCGACCGTGCCCGCGCCCGCGGCGAGAACGAAAGCGGCACCGGCCTGGGCCTGGCGATCGCCAAAACGATCGTGGAAGCGCACGGCGGCCGCATCTGGGTCGAGAGCCGGCCCGTCGATGGTGCGGCTTTCACCTTCACCCTGCGCTGGGAGCCGAACGCCGCCACGTAG
- a CDS encoding response regulator transcription factor, with product MPHTILVVDDETAIVELLSYNLEKAHYGVLVARDGIEALRLARERRPDLVILDLMLPGLDGLEVCREIRKHGDTPIIMLTARSEEVDRVVGLELGADDYVVKPFSVRELMARIKTVLRRTKAQAQPSGGTLRAGDLSLRPQEHEVHWRQIPVELTPLEFDLLETLMQHAGQVLTREQLLSRVWGYDYHGDSRVVDSAIKRLRAKLRKAGAGSAPIATVRGVGYRLDRE from the coding sequence ATGCCGCATACGATTCTGGTCGTGGATGACGAAACTGCTATCGTCGAGTTACTGAGCTACAACCTGGAGAAAGCGCACTACGGCGTGCTCGTGGCACGCGATGGGATAGAAGCACTCCGCCTGGCTCGCGAGCGGAGACCCGATCTGGTCATCCTCGACTTGATGCTGCCCGGCCTGGACGGCCTCGAAGTATGCCGCGAAATCCGCAAACACGGCGACACGCCCATCATCATGCTCACCGCACGCAGCGAGGAGGTGGACCGCGTCGTGGGCCTCGAACTCGGCGCCGACGATTACGTCGTCAAACCCTTCAGCGTGCGGGAACTCATGGCGCGTATCAAGACCGTTCTGCGACGGACAAAAGCCCAGGCTCAACCTTCGGGCGGTACCTTACGCGCGGGGGATTTGTCCTTACGCCCGCAAGAACACGAAGTCCATTGGCGGCAGATCCCCGTCGAACTGACTCCCCTGGAGTTCGATTTGTTGGAGACGTTAATGCAGCATGCGGGACAAGTGCTGACGAGGGAACAGCTCCTCAGCCGGGTATGGGGATATGACTATCACGGTGATTCACGCGTCGTCGACAGCGCCATCAAACGCCTGCGCGCCAAGCTGCGCAAAGCCGGTGCCGGATCCGCGCCTATCGCAACCGTGCGGGGAGTCGGGTATCGGCTGGATCGGGAATGA
- a CDS encoding ABC transporter ATP-binding protein, with protein sequence MTELTIEKREFSLESEYKYKRTGPVRWILSHTLRYPIFLLGMILAALGNNMAYSNIQLFIGRAFDVITGTGFQRGELIKVALTVMVAAMSQGLTGLMRNYSAEFLAQRVERDSRHELYVSLLGKSQTFHGRQRIGDIMARATNDVRTLNLMFSPGVMLITDSVMNTIVPMVLIGAIRTELLLVPSIFLVLLILTLLDYNHRLNPVSTAMRDQFGDMNAGLAEAIAGIEVVKSTVQEHFEWDKFTHDARRYRDLFVQQGEIQARYWPMLIFSLSWAFGLFHALFVWQAGRISLGEAISFVGLMGALRFPTFISLFSFNLVQLGIASAERILKLINTETELDENVGGISKPMRGEVVFENVSFSYGDQSVLREINFKAEAGKTIAIVGETGSGKTTLTRLINRIYDVDEGCVKIDGIDVRDWSMESLRSQISTIEQEIFLFSSTIAENIAFGCDSPSRESIEKAALEAQADDFIQSFRDGYETEIGERGVMLSGGQRQRIAIARAFLTDPRILILDDSTSAIDSATEDQIQRAMRQISRERTTFLITHRLSQIRWADRILVLRRGRLVDQGTHEELLERSADYRRIFSRVESGSGSVRPSAAPIHDGDD encoded by the coding sequence ATGACTGAATTGACGATCGAAAAGCGCGAGTTTTCACTCGAATCCGAATACAAGTACAAACGCACGGGACCCGTGCGCTGGATCCTGTCGCACACCTTGCGCTATCCCATATTCCTGCTCGGTATGATCCTGGCCGCACTTGGCAACAACATGGCATACAGCAACATTCAACTCTTCATCGGGCGCGCCTTCGACGTCATCACCGGCACTGGTTTTCAACGCGGTGAATTGATCAAGGTGGCCCTCACGGTTATGGTGGCAGCGATGAGCCAGGGACTGACGGGCTTGATGCGCAATTATTCCGCGGAGTTCCTGGCACAGCGCGTGGAACGTGATTCGCGCCACGAACTGTACGTCAGTTTGCTGGGGAAGAGTCAGACTTTCCATGGCCGCCAGCGCATCGGCGACATCATGGCACGCGCCACCAACGACGTGCGCACGTTGAACCTCATGTTCAGTCCGGGGGTGATGTTGATCACCGACTCCGTCATGAACACCATCGTGCCCATGGTGCTGATCGGTGCCATCCGGACCGAGTTGCTGCTCGTACCCTCGATCTTCCTGGTTCTGCTCATCCTGACCCTGCTTGATTACAACCATCGTTTGAATCCGGTCAGCACGGCCATGCGCGATCAATTTGGAGACATGAACGCCGGTCTGGCCGAAGCCATCGCCGGAATCGAAGTGGTCAAGTCCACGGTGCAGGAACACTTCGAGTGGGACAAATTCACACACGACGCCCGCCGTTATCGGGACTTGTTCGTGCAGCAGGGAGAAATTCAGGCGCGCTATTGGCCCATGCTGATTTTCAGCCTGAGCTGGGCGTTTGGACTCTTTCATGCCTTGTTCGTCTGGCAAGCGGGGCGGATAAGTCTGGGGGAGGCGATCTCATTCGTCGGATTGATGGGCGCGCTGCGGTTTCCGACGTTCATCTCTCTCTTCTCCTTCAATCTGGTTCAACTGGGTATCGCCAGCGCAGAGCGAATCCTGAAGCTGATCAACACCGAAACCGAACTGGACGAGAACGTCGGCGGGATCAGCAAGCCGATGCGCGGCGAGGTGGTTTTCGAGAACGTCAGTTTCAGCTACGGCGATCAATCCGTGCTGCGCGAGATCAATTTCAAGGCCGAGGCCGGCAAGACGATCGCCATCGTCGGCGAGACCGGTTCGGGCAAGACCACGCTGACGCGTTTGATCAACCGCATTTACGACGTCGACGAAGGTTGTGTGAAGATCGATGGAATCGACGTGCGCGATTGGAGCATGGAATCGCTGCGCTCGCAGATCTCGACGATCGAGCAGGAGATCTTCCTGTTTTCCAGCACGATCGCGGAAAACATCGCCTTCGGATGTGATTCACCTTCGCGGGAAAGTATCGAAAAGGCCGCCCTTGAGGCGCAGGCTGATGATTTCATCCAATCCTTCCGCGACGGCTATGAGACGGAAATTGGCGAGCGCGGCGTGATGCTCTCCGGAGGACAAAGGCAGCGCATCGCCATCGCCCGCGCGTTTCTCACCGATCCGCGCATCCTCATTTTGGACGACAGCACGAGCGCCATCGACAGTGCCACCGAAGATCAGATCCAGCGTGCCATGCGCCAGATCAGTCGCGAACGGACGACGTTCCTGATCACACACCGCCTCAGTCAGATCCGCTGGGCCGATCGCATTCTGGTCCTGCGCCGGGGAAGATTGGTGGATCAGGGCACGCACGAGGAACTGCTGGAGCGCAGCGCAGATTACCGGCGTATTTTTTCCCGAGTCGAATCGGGAAGCGGAAGCGTGAGGCCTTCCGCTGCCCCGATCCACGATGGAGACGATTGA
- a CDS encoding diguanylate cyclase: protein MSSDETILIVDDDQNLRRTLEDILRTKGFHPISASCGVSAMVAIENEVPAVALIDLKMEDMSGLELLARIRDRFPATECIMITGHASSETAIEAINLGAYSYLEKPYDVDQLLLTLRRAVEKRTAEIELRQLKEFHENIVQRLMEGIVVDDENERITFVNPAMVKLVGYSQEEMLGKHWTKFLPTDQQPIVDAANERRRQGVESDRYEVELLRKDGTRVPVLVSGSMLYENDRRVGSMAVMTDITNRKKTEERLRYMSMHDALTGLYNRGCFEEELARLEHDELYPISVVMVDIDDLKVINDTRGHEAGDEVLRRSAAVLRKIFRADDVVARIGGDEFAVLLPNADENIVNVALERLRAEVEIHNSENEDNPLSLSLGSATIMSEGSLSAALNAADRQMYQEKLGKGGKPRWKSNPLSTKDSD from the coding sequence ATGAGCAGCGACGAAACGATCCTGATCGTAGACGACGATCAAAATTTACGCAGAACCCTCGAGGACATCCTGCGAACGAAAGGTTTTCATCCGATTTCCGCCTCTTGCGGTGTATCGGCCATGGTCGCCATAGAAAATGAAGTTCCGGCCGTTGCGCTCATCGATTTGAAGATGGAGGACATGTCCGGGTTGGAGCTGTTGGCGAGAATTCGGGATCGATTTCCCGCGACGGAATGCATCATGATCACCGGACACGCCTCGAGTGAGACTGCGATCGAAGCGATCAACCTGGGCGCCTACAGCTATCTGGAGAAACCGTACGACGTCGATCAACTGCTGCTTACGCTGCGGCGCGCGGTCGAGAAGCGTACGGCGGAGATCGAGCTGCGCCAGCTCAAAGAATTCCACGAGAACATCGTACAGCGCTTGATGGAGGGAATCGTCGTCGACGATGAAAACGAGCGCATTACTTTCGTCAACCCGGCCATGGTAAAACTCGTGGGATATTCGCAAGAAGAGATGTTGGGCAAACACTGGACGAAATTTCTTCCCACCGATCAACAGCCCATCGTGGACGCGGCGAACGAACGCCGGCGTCAAGGGGTGGAATCGGACCGCTATGAAGTCGAACTCCTGCGAAAGGATGGCACGCGGGTCCCGGTTCTGGTCAGCGGCTCGATGTTGTATGAGAACGACCGCCGTGTCGGATCAATGGCCGTCATGACGGACATCACCAACCGTAAAAAGACCGAGGAGCGCTTGCGCTACATGAGTATGCACGATGCGCTCACCGGCTTATACAATCGTGGGTGTTTTGAAGAGGAATTGGCGCGATTGGAGCATGACGAACTCTATCCCATCAGCGTCGTCATGGTGGATATCGACGATTTGAAAGTGATCAATGACACGCGCGGTCATGAAGCCGGGGATGAGGTTTTACGCCGTTCTGCGGCCGTACTGCGCAAGATTTTCCGTGCGGACGACGTCGTCGCACGAATCGGGGGCGACGAGTTTGCCGTGCTGCTTCCCAACGCGGACGAAAACATCGTGAACGTTGCACTCGAACGGCTGCGTGCGGAAGTCGAGATCCACAACTCCGAGAATGAGGACAATCCCCTTTCGCTTTCGTTAGGTTCGGCAACGATCATGAGCGAGGGCTCACTCAGCGCAGCACTCAATGCTGCCGATCGGCAAATGTACCAGGAGAAGCTCGGCAAGGGCGGCAAACCACGTTGGAAATCCAATCCCCTCTCAACCAAAGACTCCGATTAG
- a CDS encoding FAD-linked oxidase C-terminal domain-containing protein codes for MIRDDSFEASQEFINDLKRVVREASFDRMTRLLYSTDSSIYQIMPYGVVLPRDADEVVAAVKVAGKHGVPVLPRGGGSSLAGQTVGRALILDFSYHMDGILQIDPQARTVRTQPGITLGQLNKRLERYGLMFGPDPASADRATMGGVLGNNASGAHSILYGLAVDHVVDMDVVLADARRVHFGESTLQAWETYSQRSGIEGRVYREMPVILRRYADEIEAHYPGTFRSVSGYNLNHLSGNSIPNLAKLIVGSEGTLGVMTEMTLHLVPAPLRKRLALVHYDHVREALEAVPPLLETQPAAIEAIDKMLLDLTRTGSDYRKMLTLIEGDPQMVLVVEYEGDDDAELDAGIERLRKKLSQLNHKGALVILADASQQELVWQTRKVGLGILMSMRGDAKPIPFIEDAAVPVEHLADYVAQIDDFAHEVGVGQMAVYAHASAGCMHLRPMIDLKTKTGIAQMRQIAEKSCELVISYSGTTSGEHGEGMARGEFSEKLFGPELTQAFRDVKQVFDPKGLMNPGKVVDVAKMDDESLLRYGSDYATPYEPQSTVFQFRKDHGFAGAVEMCNGAGVCRQLEQGVMCPSFQATRDETHSTRGRANALRAAMMGLLGPEGMSSQELYDVLDLCLSCHACTSECPSSVDMAKLKAEFLYQYYQKHRPSLRSRLFAHFAGLSKFAQPFAPVVNALMRGPGKWALTVLGVHKARSLPRYASQPFSRWYRQHKAQLDGQATATLKQVVFFHDTFMEHNSPRIGEAAIRVLEAAGCEPIILWDRVCCGRPAVSKGFLGEARKAAQHNVRLLAPYAARGIPIVGCEPSCMAMLVDEYPDLVPGEAADDVASVTFLLEEYLVQLANNGHLGLEFDATPRHVLFHGHCQQKASFGTEATRQMLELIPNCTVEEVDSSCCGMAGSFGYEKEHYDLSIKLAEMSLAPAVRSADADTIVCAAGTSCREQIEHTTGKSALHPIEVLAGALRDRNET; via the coding sequence ATGATTCGAGACGATTCATTTGAGGCAAGCCAGGAATTCATCAACGATCTGAAACGCGTCGTCAGGGAGGCGTCCTTCGATCGCATGACGCGGCTGCTCTACAGCACCGACTCCAGCATCTACCAGATCATGCCCTACGGTGTAGTCCTGCCGCGTGACGCCGACGAAGTCGTCGCTGCGGTGAAGGTCGCCGGCAAACATGGCGTTCCGGTCTTGCCCCGGGGAGGCGGGAGCAGTCTCGCCGGCCAGACCGTAGGCCGCGCTTTGATTCTGGATTTCTCCTATCACATGGACGGCATCCTGCAGATCGATCCGCAGGCACGTACCGTACGGACCCAGCCGGGGATCACGCTGGGGCAGCTTAACAAACGTCTCGAACGGTACGGCCTCATGTTCGGCCCCGATCCCGCCAGCGCCGATCGAGCGACCATGGGCGGCGTGCTGGGAAACAACGCTTCGGGCGCCCATTCCATCCTCTACGGATTGGCGGTGGACCACGTCGTCGATATGGACGTCGTCCTGGCCGATGCCCGGCGGGTGCATTTCGGAGAATCTACCCTGCAAGCCTGGGAGACCTATTCTCAACGGTCGGGCATCGAGGGACGGGTGTACCGTGAAATGCCCGTGATCCTCAGGCGCTATGCGGACGAGATCGAGGCGCATTATCCCGGCACGTTCCGCAGCGTCTCCGGATACAACCTGAATCACCTTTCGGGCAACTCCATACCCAATCTGGCGAAGTTGATCGTCGGCTCCGAGGGCACGTTAGGCGTGATGACGGAAATGACTCTCCACCTGGTCCCAGCGCCCTTGCGGAAACGACTCGCCCTGGTGCATTACGACCACGTGCGCGAGGCCCTGGAAGCCGTGCCGCCCTTGTTGGAAACGCAGCCCGCCGCGATCGAGGCGATCGACAAAATGCTGCTCGACCTGACCCGGACGGGAAGCGACTACCGTAAAATGCTCACTTTAATCGAAGGTGATCCTCAAATGGTGCTGGTCGTCGAATACGAAGGGGATGACGACGCCGAACTGGATGCAGGGATCGAGCGTTTGCGAAAGAAATTGAGTCAGCTGAATCATAAAGGTGCGCTGGTGATTCTCGCCGATGCCTCCCAACAAGAACTTGTCTGGCAGACGCGCAAGGTCGGCTTGGGTATCTTGATGAGCATGCGCGGGGATGCGAAACCCATTCCCTTCATCGAGGACGCCGCCGTTCCTGTGGAACATCTGGCCGATTACGTGGCGCAGATCGACGATTTCGCCCACGAGGTGGGCGTGGGCCAGATGGCGGTTTATGCCCATGCCAGTGCGGGATGCATGCACCTGCGTCCCATGATCGACCTGAAAACGAAGACGGGTATAGCGCAAATGCGGCAGATCGCCGAGAAGTCCTGCGAACTGGTGATCTCGTATTCCGGTACGACGAGTGGGGAACACGGTGAGGGAATGGCGCGCGGTGAATTTTCCGAGAAGCTTTTCGGGCCCGAACTCACTCAGGCTTTTCGCGATGTCAAGCAGGTCTTCGATCCTAAAGGTTTGATGAACCCGGGGAAGGTCGTCGACGTGGCAAAGATGGACGATGAGTCCTTACTGCGCTACGGAAGCGATTACGCCACGCCGTACGAGCCACAGTCGACCGTCTTTCAATTTCGCAAGGATCACGGATTCGCCGGGGCCGTGGAAATGTGCAACGGCGCTGGCGTGTGCCGCCAGTTGGAACAGGGCGTCATGTGCCCCTCTTTCCAGGCCACGCGAGACGAAACGCACAGCACGCGCGGCCGGGCGAACGCACTGCGCGCAGCGATGATGGGTCTGCTGGGTCCGGAGGGAATGAGTTCCCAGGAACTGTACGATGTTCTCGATCTGTGTCTATCCTGCCACGCCTGCACGTCGGAATGTCCCTCTTCCGTCGACATGGCGAAACTCAAAGCTGAATTCTTATACCAGTACTATCAAAAACACCGGCCATCGCTGCGTTCGCGGCTGTTCGCCCACTTCGCTGGGCTGAGTAAATTCGCTCAGCCCTTTGCACCGGTGGTCAATGCGCTCATGCGCGGGCCGGGCAAGTGGGCACTGACCGTTTTGGGTGTCCACAAGGCGCGTTCTCTACCGCGTTACGCCAGTCAACCTTTCAGCCGCTGGTATCGACAGCACAAAGCGCAGCTCGACGGCCAGGCCACGGCGACCCTGAAGCAGGTCGTTTTCTTTCACGACACGTTCATGGAGCATAACTCGCCGAGAATCGGCGAGGCGGCCATCCGCGTGCTCGAAGCTGCCGGCTGTGAACCGATCATACTGTGGGATCGGGTCTGCTGCGGGCGGCCGGCGGTGTCGAAAGGCTTCCTGGGGGAAGCCAGAAAAGCGGCGCAGCACAACGTTCGTTTGCTGGCTCCCTATGCGGCGCGCGGCATTCCCATCGTCGGTTGTGAGCCGAGCTGCATGGCCATGCTGGTGGATGAGTATCCGGATCTGGTTCCCGGGGAAGCGGCGGACGACGTCGCAAGCGTGACATTTTTGTTGGAGGAGTATCTCGTTCAATTGGCAAATAACGGTCACCTGGGACTCGAATTCGATGCGACTCCGCGACACGTGTTGTTTCACGGCCACTGTCAGCAGAAGGCGAGTTTCGGGACCGAGGCCACGCGGCAGATGCTCGAATTGATTCCCAACTGCACGGTTGAAGAGGTCGATTCCAGCTGCTGCGGCATGGCCGGTTCTTTCGGCTATGAAAAGGAGCATTACGATCTCTCGATCAAGCTGGCGGAGATGTCCCTGGCGCCCGCCGTCCGCAGCGCCGATGCGGATACGATCGTTTGTGCTGCAGGGACTTCCTGTCGCGAGCAGATCGAACACACGACGGGGAAGTCGGCGCTCCACCCGATCGAAGTGCTGGCCGGGGCGCTGCGAGATCGGAACGAAACGTGA
- a CDS encoding L,D-transpeptidase family protein: METTRKSATKSASRRFTPPTFSPKVVKTARWCAGIGVVLLLIAVIVILVGYLTCQISGQIMPGVTVGGMPLEGLSLERAAQELDRVWNRELRLTAVDSSDADRAWVVTPADFGLGVDARSTAMRAFSVGRGQGLIRGIGTWLHGFRQPTDVLPWVYLDEIAARHGLETWAEVVAIPAAEAQLSVDNGDVAYQPGRFGRVLDVEASLALLEQDPSAILTERRLIPLVTSPSEPKIVDASEAADTLEGMLHADVSLRAYDPVTDETFEWKPDRESIASWVALDRNISSISIGIETEAIEEYLQGLDDSLGEERSFDHEEARVVVGQALEGEASDPILIHYLPTSYVIVSGDNLVSIGFKVSMPFWKLLEENPMLSRRGLRVGETLVVPPKDSLLELPVVMGKRIVISITEQRMWVYENGDLYREYVVSTGIDSSPTMPGIFQVMTHELNAYASIWDLYMPHFLGIYYATPDLLNGIHGLPLLSSGRRLWADVLGRPASYGCIILDLEAGEALYNWAENGVVVEIRP; this comes from the coding sequence GTGGAAACGACGAGAAAATCCGCAACGAAATCGGCATCCAGGCGGTTTACGCCTCCAACGTTCTCGCCGAAGGTCGTGAAAACGGCGAGATGGTGCGCAGGGATCGGGGTCGTCCTGCTGCTGATTGCCGTCATCGTGATTCTGGTGGGTTACCTCACCTGCCAGATATCCGGCCAGATCATGCCCGGTGTAACGGTCGGCGGTATGCCGCTGGAAGGCCTGAGCCTGGAGAGAGCGGCGCAGGAATTGGATCGTGTTTGGAATCGGGAGCTGCGCCTGACCGCCGTAGACAGCTCGGACGCCGATCGGGCGTGGGTCGTCACACCGGCCGATTTCGGCTTGGGTGTGGATGCCCGGTCTACGGCGATGCGAGCTTTCTCTGTGGGCCGCGGCCAGGGATTGATCCGGGGGATCGGAACCTGGCTGCACGGTTTCCGGCAGCCGACTGACGTGCTGCCCTGGGTCTACCTGGATGAGATCGCGGCTCGACACGGACTCGAAACCTGGGCCGAGGTCGTAGCGATTCCCGCCGCCGAAGCGCAGTTATCCGTTGATAATGGTGACGTGGCGTACCAGCCCGGCCGCTTCGGCAGGGTATTGGATGTCGAGGCCAGCCTCGCTTTGCTCGAGCAGGACCCATCTGCGATCCTGACGGAACGTCGCTTGATTCCCCTCGTTACGTCACCCAGCGAACCGAAAATCGTGGACGCTTCCGAAGCGGCGGACACTCTCGAAGGCATGCTGCACGCGGACGTCAGCCTGCGTGCATACGATCCAGTGACGGATGAAACCTTTGAATGGAAACCCGATCGCGAATCGATCGCTTCCTGGGTTGCATTGGATCGCAACATCTCGAGTATTTCGATTGGAATCGAAACGGAGGCAATCGAAGAATATCTCCAGGGGCTGGATGATTCCCTGGGAGAAGAACGCAGTTTCGATCACGAGGAAGCGCGGGTGGTCGTCGGGCAGGCACTCGAAGGTGAAGCGTCCGATCCCATTTTGATCCACTATCTTCCGACCAGCTACGTCATCGTTTCGGGCGACAATCTGGTTTCGATCGGTTTCAAGGTGTCGATGCCGTTCTGGAAGCTGCTCGAGGAGAATCCGATGCTCTCACGACGCGGCTTGCGGGTCGGTGAAACCCTGGTCGTGCCGCCGAAAGACTCGTTGTTGGAGCTGCCCGTCGTGATGGGCAAGCGCATCGTCATCAGCATCACCGAACAGCGGATGTGGGTCTACGAGAATGGGGATTTGTATCGGGAGTACGTCGTCAGTACCGGGATCGATTCCTCTCCGACGATGCCCGGCATATTCCAGGTCATGACGCACGAACTCAACGCCTACGCTTCGATCTGGGACCTGTACATGCCGCATTTTCTGGGGATTTATTACGCCACACCCGATCTGCTCAACGGGATCCACGGATTGCCGCTGCTTTCGAGCGGGCGGCGGTTGTGGGCGGACGTGCTGGGGCGACCCGCTTCGTACGGTTGTATCATCCTCGATTTGGAGGCGGGGGAGGCGTTGTACAACTGGGCCGAAAACGGTGTGGTGGTCGAGATTCGGCCCTGA